The Pigmentiphaga aceris DNA segment ATATCCAGTCGGCAGAACGGCTGGATGCATTCGAAGCCCGGGTGGCTGGCGAAGCTGCGGTGATGCAGTGCTATCGCGTCTCGCCGGGGCCGGACTTCGTGCTGGTGGTGCAGGTGGCCGACATGCCTGCCTACCATGCGTTGGTACACCGCTTGTTCAACGCGGCGGCCAACGTGCGCAATGTACGCGCTTTCTTCAGCGTGCAACGAACCAAGTTCGAGACCGCATTGCCGCTGTGAACGCGGGCTGCTTTTTGCTTTATCCGCGCAGGGCAGCGGTGCGTACGCAATTGCGACCGGCGTGTTTGGCTTCGTACAGTGCCTCGTCTGCCAGTTTCAGCACCAGGGTGCTGTCACGCGTATGCGTGGGCGAATGCGCCACCCCTGCCGACAGCGTTACACCGTGGTCTATCTGCGTGACTGCATGTTCCATCATCGAACGCAGGCGTTCTGCCACGGCTTCGGTCTGTTCAAGCGACACGTTGGGCAACAGCATCACGAATTCTTCCCCGCCCATGCGGCCCAGGACATCGCCTGCGCGTGAACTGTGGCGCATCAGGGCAGACAGTTGCTGCAGGATCTTGTCGCCTGCGTCGTGCCCGTGAACGTCGTTGACCTTCTTGAAGAAGTCGATGTCCGTCATCACCACGCCGAAAGGAATGCCGGCGACGTCGAGCTGCGCGCGGACTGCATCCACGCCGCGTCGGTTCAGCAGGCCGGTCAGCGGGTCGGTGGCGTTTTCTTCACGTAAGTGACTGATCATCACGTCAATCGACGCCAGGCCTTCCAGCAGGGCGCGCTTGAGCTGCAGGGCTTCCACGTACCAGGCGCGAATCATGGAAATGCCTTCGCTTGCCTGCTGGGTGTCCATGCGTTGCGCCACCTTGGCCATCTGCGACAGCGGACGCGAAATCAGGCGCGACAGCCACCAGATCAGCACCAGCAGCACCAGCAACATGGGCAGTGTCTGACGCACCGTTGACCACAGCAGCTCGTCCTG contains these protein-coding regions:
- a CDS encoding Lrp/AsnC family transcriptional regulator; this translates as MIDELDRRILAILQVDASINNQDLAERVHASAPTCLRRVKRLREIGVIERQVTLLSPTALGPSLTAIVELSLDIQSAERLDAFEARVAGEAAVMQCYRVSPGPDFVLVVQVADMPAYHALVHRLFNAAANVRNVRAFFSVQRTKFETALPL